In the Anomalospiza imberbis isolate Cuckoo-Finch-1a 21T00152 chromosome 3, ASM3175350v1, whole genome shotgun sequence genome, TGCTTAAAGCTCTGTCAGGGCAGGTTTGGgttggagatcagggaaaggttcttccccagagggtgttgggcactggaacacctccccagggaatggtgaCATTCCCAcggctgccagagctccaggagtgtttggacaatgctctcagggatgcacagAGTAGGATTGTTGGTGGGTCTGTGCAGGGCtaggggttggactggatgatcttgatGGGTGTCTTCCAGCTGAGAATATTCTATAATTCGCACAATGGCTTGAGGAAGCAGAAATATTCTGATAAATcttgtggttttgtgtttttttttcccaggtttaCACAATGTTCTGGATATTGCAGCTGAGCATAATTTGAGGCTCTTTGTTCCAAGCACCATTGGAGCCTTTGGACCCACCTCGCCTCGAGATCCAACTCCTGATCTCTGCATTCAGAGACCAAGGACAATCTATGGAGTCTCCAAGGTCCATGCTGAGCTCATGGGAGAAGtgagaattttttattttattaatttcctaAAAGGTCTGGTAGAACTTCACTGAAACAGGTttcccaaagaagctgtggctgccgctggatccctggaagtctccaaggccaggctggacagggcttggagcaaactgggatagtggaagatgtccttgtccttggcaggggttggaatattctttaaggtctcttccaacccaagccatcctatgattctatgattagaACTTCATTGTTTTTGTAAGATTTCTCACTCATTCTTgcccccatttttccttccttcagaCTTTACTACTCAGCAATAGTCTGAGGCAACTCTGAAGGTCAAATGTTCTTCGAGTTTTGTTCAGGAAAGCACAAAGTGTGGGAGGCTGGCAAACAGCTGACTTTCAGTCtcatttctttccctgttttttaTGGTTTTGTCCTCTGTGCCAATGTGAGTGAATGTGAGTGGCACCGCAGAAAGGACAGTGCACAAAGCCTTGTGACAGCAGGTACACAATGATGACTTTTTGCTCCTcctctacaaaaaaaaaaaactttgagtCAAAGTCTTGAGAGTCTGCACATGTACGACTTCTCTTTTGGCTTTGTAGTTATTTATAAACAACATTTTTAAAGCTGATATTTTTATACAGTTTCCTCATGTAGGTCTGAGGACTGTATTATCCTGGGAAATCTCACAAATTTGGGAATGTTCAGTTTCTGAACATTGTAGACCCTATATGAGTAGCATGACAATCCATGTCAAAGATCAAAGACTTACCGATGTGGATGTGATCTGGAAAAGGGCAAGCAGGGAGATCAACTGccaggcagggaatggggattgTTCAGTGATTCCTTTCCTTTCAGCCCTGTCCTGGGACAGCTGCAGGCTCATCCTGTGTCAGGTTTTTCCTGTGAAACCAGTGGGTGTGTCACCAGCTCTTGGTGTGTAACTCTGTGTTTCTGCCCCCCTCCCCAGTACTACCACTACCGCTACGGCCTGGACTTCCGCTGCCTCAGGTATCCAGGGATTATCTCTGCTGATTCCCAGCCTGGAGGGGGAACAACTGGTGAGTGACTGGTGCATGACAAGAGGGCTGGGGAGGACTTTTCACAAGGACATagaatgacaggacaagggggaatggcttcccactgcctgagggcagggatggatgggatattgggaagaaattcttccctgtgaaggtggtgagcctttggcacaggctgcccagagaagctgtggctgccccatctctggaagtgcccaaggtttggagagcttggagcaacctgggatagtgagTGAcatcccttcccatggcaggggattggaactggatggtctttaagctcccttccaacccaaaccactctgtgatttcATGATGAATATCACACAGTTCTGCTGCCAAATTTGAGACAGGAGACTTTGGGGTTGGTCTGAGGTTTGTTGACTGGCATGAAGTGCACAACACAGATCATACacatctgtttttctcttccccagATTATGCTGTCCAGATTTTCCATGATGCCATAAAGACTGGCAAATTCAAGTGTTACCTGAGGCCGGACACCCGTCTGCCCATGATGTACATCGATGACTGCCTGAAGGCCACACTAGAGGTCATGGAGGCCCCTGCAGAAGCCCTGACCATGAGGACCTACAACATCAATGCCATGAGCTTCACTCCTGAGGAGCTGGCCCAGGAGGTGCAGAAGTATGTCCCTGAGCTCCAGGTGACCTACAACGTGGATCAAGTCAGGCAGGCCATAGGTTAGTATCTCCCCTGGCAGCAGGTAAGAAAAAACATCATTGGGGCGAAATAAAGTCTCTTTTTTAGGAACTGACAAATTGCTCCTGTGCAGTTCAAGTCTTATGGTTCAAAATTCAGCTTTAGTAATGATGAAACATCTCAAAGTTCAGAGAGATTTTTTCTAAGCCTCACCTTTcttggttctttttcttttttttccctgcagctgaCAGCTGGCCCATGAACTTCGATGACAACAATGCTCGCAGGGACTGGGGTTGGAAACACGATTATGACCTCCCTGAGCTGGTGACCACGATGTTTAGCTACCTTGGGTCTGACTCTAGGATTGCCCAAGCTAACTGAAATGCTTTCAGATGTTTCCAGATTTCCACAGAGGACCAGGAAGAAATGGCTGAATTTTAGTTTCTAATTTTCTGAGTCTTAAAGCACGTCAGTTACTAATTTTTGTAAGTAGTGACAGAGTTGGGCAGAAATGTCCTGTAGCTGGAATGTCCTTTAGATAAACAACAGCACTGGGTGCTGTCCCcaaacacagcactgctgacaaTCACAGAGTTCTTGAACTTTCACACTTAgggaaaaacaccaaaataGCACATACTCCTGGCCTGTGGCTCTCCAATCATTCCTGCTTCTTCCTTGGCAAACAACATGGGATAGCattgtccaacctggcctttcAGGCATATCCTGAAAAGTTAACagttggttttgctttttcctgGTGGAGGATGTTAGGTTGTAGAAAGATCCTTTTTTACTCTTTGCTTACAAAAGAGACTTCAGAAGAGCTGTTTCATGTTTCCAAATTGCAGGGGGTCATTGCAATTCTAGTTTGAAATCAAACTTTGCTTGGTAGCTCCTATTTATATCTCTCTTTAGTGCTGTCTAAGCATACACTTTTCTATACCTAGGGCATACAGAATAGCATTCTTATGATGCTGCTTATAAATGTGAAGTGGAATAGGACTTGAATTCTCatcatgctttaaaaaaactaGAGTTTACAAGCAAAGCTTTGTCCTGTACTCTGCAAGTGCTGCTGCCTTCAGTCAGCCTCGGAGGGAGAGCCGAAATCCGAAGAGCTGTTCCATGGATGTGAGGCTGGGTGGGATTTCAGGGAAGCGAAGCCTCTGGCTGGGGTTTTTAGCAGTACTTTTGGGTCTCCCAGTTGTTTGGAGTCCCTGCACAGTGTCACATCGCCTGGAACAAGTTTTAAAGGTGGGCTGAGGATGGTGCCTTACTGTAGAGTCCGGTCAGCCTTGGAAATCTTTCCTGTTCACCCAATTTCCCACGTGTACTGTGTTTGTAGATGCTGTTTATATGTAACTCATACCCTTTTGTTCTTCAGAGAGGGATCCAGAAGTTGAAACCATCTTCTAGGTACAGCTAAGGGCTGTTCTGCTCATTGAGTTTCATGCACAGGAGATTCTGGGATGAACAAGGGAGTTTTAGTAGATATGTGAGAGGAAGAGGTGTCAGTTCAAAAGTTACTTAGGACACTTCAGGAAATGACAAACTGGAGAGACAGGAAAGTCATTGTAGGTAAAATACCAGTTTCCATGGATGTGAGTCTGAGCTATCAGCTACTCTAGCTGAGAATCAGCCTCTGGGAGCTTtggactttatttttttcaaagaaaaaatacctttcattttcaaaatgacTGGAGATTCCCTACAGGAagctctcctttttttttgtttggttttttttccttttgttttgtgtACTCCATTAGTGTGTTTAGGTAAAAACATTcaagttttttgtttggggtttttttggttttttttttgcctgcaaCTTGACAGTGCTTTGGTGGTTGCAAATCTGTTGTGTTCTCTGTAACCCTGCCATGATCAGACTTTTGTCTCTTTGTGTAGGAGTTCTGCAGGGAATATGTTTCCTCACAAAAGTAGCCTTCCAATGAAGATTCTGTGGTGAAACCCAGTTATTTGAAACATTTGTTACACTTGTATCTCTTGGTTTTGTATGTATTTTATCCTTTCATCTGTGGGCAAAGTAGGAATTTCCCAGGTATTTAAGCTCAAGGGTTGTGGCTGTTactgaaacatttttatattgtttACATTGCTGAAAGGACAGGTTTTTCAACTTTGGCCACTTTGTAACTCTCATGTAGCTCAAGTGTAATTTTTGGCCCAATGGGCCAGTGAAGTCGGCCCTCCCTTCACACTCTGTGAGGAGAGACTGGCTGGGCTTTGTGCTCTGCCTGAAAGGGTGGGATCCAGACTGGATTATCTCCCAGGGACCTGGAGCCAGCAGATGAAGAGCTGGAAAGGAGCTGAAGTGTCTTGTCCACTCCTCAGTGCCTCTGTTCCACCCTCAGGAAGTGTAAAATAAAAGAGTTGTTGATGGGTCTCACTCCATGTCCTTACCTCACTCAGAGTCCTGGGGTCTGAtctcattcccagctccagtTTAATCAGAGTCAGCAAGAGTGAGGAGCAGGAATGTTCTTTCTTCTGAAGCACGGTCCTTGGTGGTGGAATTACATAAAAGCCTTGGAACAGGTGTCATGGTAAAAGTGAAATTCAAACCTGCCAAAATGTTACTGGCCTCATTTAGGAGCAGCCATTTAAGcaacttaattttttaaaaatctgaaatgaaCCATGTTCCTATAGAGAGTGGTCTGGAGGAAACTGTGGTGACAATCAGGGAATGTTATTAAATTTGTCTGCAAGGTCTGTGTCCTGTTTTAAATTCTCATTTTCAATCTCACCAATGATCTGTAtattttccctattttccccCCATGTCTTCCACATTAACTTCTCTTGTAATGatgtcacctttttttttttttttttttttttttcctgtattaaaCCAACTTGATGTGGTACAAAATATCTGCCTTTTTCTACCAGTTGGAAGTTTGACTTCTGGTCAGAGACTTCCCTCATGACACTTGAGCACTGTGGCTGTTAAGTTACCTATTCAGGacaaaaaaatagtttaaaaaaaaggttgttaagaatattttttttcaactatTGTTAGTTGTGGGTGATGCCTCCTTTAATAAAATCCTATGCAGATGGATCCTGGTTTTGTCATCCTTGGTTGGAGCAGGTGAGAGCAGTGCTGgaggctccagcagagctggaaagggacttgggacaaaggatggagggacaggacacagggaatagcttcaaactgccagagggcagggttagatgggatattggtAAGGAATTCCTGGTTGTGAGGGTGCCAAGGCCCAGTTGGGTCCCAGTTTCTGTGTCTGAGCAGGTCCTGCCTCCAGGTGTTGCACAACCTGTGACAGGTCAGCAGGAGAAGCTTGGGTGAGGAGATCACACTCATaactccccacagccccaccctgcctccttAATCCATGGATAAACCCTCCCTGCAGGTGAAACAGGGcctttccctcctcccacaCCTCGGCTTTCTAACGATGGGAACCTCTGGTGGAGAGAACATTCCTCCTGACCGCGGTTTAATGACTAACGTGGCCATTGTGCTTCGGAGGGTGTTGCAGCACCACGctcttcccagctgctccccttTGATCCTTGGTCTGGATCTTGTTGAGTCCTGTTTGACACAAGCCCAGCCTGGCTTTTAGAagtgccagagctgctgcagctggagccagactgggagagctgggggtgttcacctggagaaaagaaggatccagggacacctcagagccccttccagggcctaaaggggctgcaggagagctggagagggacttgggacaagggatggagggacagaaCGAGGAGGAATGGCCTTAAACTGAAGGATGgtggtttagatgggatattaggaggaaattcttggctgtgagggtggtgagacccagtcacaggttgcccagagaagctgcagctgccccatccctggaagtgtccaaggccaggttggatgaagCTTGgagctgttttcttcttttggcTGTTTAATACATCAGACAGgtgcaggaagaaggaaggaagctCCTTCCCTCAGTAGAAAGGTGTGAGGGATGTGGGGGATTAACCCCGGTGCTTTTGCAAAACCCCTCCTGCCACTCCTCAGGTTGGAATCAAGCTCCCAGCTGTTTGTCAGGAGCTCTGCATTCCTGCAGGGAAGAGAAGTTGAGCCCAGGGAGGTGAAGAGAGGAGAGCATCTGGGTTATCCAGAGGGAAATCCAGGGGCTGGGATCGCTGTCTTGTAGCCCCCTCCCCACACTGTATTTCTGCCAGGCCTGGTGGCTTTCCTGCCCCGCTGCAGGCAGGTTGTGTCTATTTTAGGGAACATCAGCTGACATTTGCCCTTCTCCTGGAGTCTTGGGCCAGCCAAATGCTCTCCAGGCTATTTCTGGCTTCATACCATAACTGTATGTGATCCTAAATTCCCTGTGGGACTGAGCACtatgctggggctgaggggcagggagggggcagCTCCTGGAACAAACCCAGGGATTTCAGGATGACTGGGATgacacagagcagctcagagctggcaaACACAGCTGTGGAGATGCAATTTAAAAGCCATTTATGCCTCAACTGCACCATTGTGGAAGCTAAATCTGGAGTGGGCATTGCTCACCCAGGAAAGAAAGTTGTTTCCTGTCCTTGTTTCTGCAACTATGAGCAATTTTGGATGTTTTCCTGCCCCTAAGTCTTTGAGcaccctcctggagctcttgAGAAGGTGCAGCACACAAGTTAATGTGCACTTTTGAGGGGGTTTAAactttttaacaaaaaatacaaacagttTTTGCCCTCTCACCCCATTTCTTATGGGTCCCCAGAGTGGAAAAGATCTTGGGTACAGGATAATATTTCTTCTGACCTCAAGCAGAGCTTTGATATCCCAGTttagagaagagaaggctccagagagaCCTGAGAGCACCTTCCAATGCCTAAAGGAGAAGgtgctccaggagagctggagagggacttgggacaagggcctggagggatagcacaaaggggaatggcttcccactgccagagggcagggttagatgggatattgggaaggaattgttccctgtgagggtggggaggccctggtacagggtgcccagagaagctgtggctgcccctggatccctggaagctTCCAAGTCCAgattggacagggcttggagcaacctggggtagtggaaggtgtccctgcccatggcagggggtggaactggatggtctcAAAgttcccctccaacccaaaccattccatgattccacgaTTCTATGAACTCTTCCACAGATTAATGTGAAATTGAATGGAAAACTGGGCTGGGAATGCATCCTCAGAACTTCCCTGATGAGCTTTGGACCAATCCTAAGAAAGAGGCGGCTCTTGGCAGGGCACACCCGGCTCCAAGGACACCGATCGTTTTTTGGCACGGTGGGAGCATTGCTGCCAGGGTGATGTCACCACACTGGTGTGATGCAACAGATCACACATCTCTCCAGCCTTTCCTCTATTCCACATTAAAGATCTATCACCAACAGAGCTGTTGCAAAAAGGATGAGTCAGAGGAGAGGAAGTAAAGTCCAGAGTTCATCCTCTTTGACCCCACCTGGCCCAAAAGTCCCTAGatttgatgcatttttaaagCTCTTCTTCCTGGACCCTTGTGATGCTGAGAGGCTTATAGGAGGTTTAGGGAAAACCCTTACCTTTCTAATCCTTGTAATTTTAAGGGAAAATTGGTCTTCTAGAAATGAATATGAACCACATGAGCTCCAAaatctttaattattttttaagacagtggagttttaatattttatcactattttatttataataattatttatCTTACTATCATGCTTACTTTAGTGGGATCAGTTTTTCACTATACCCACAGCAATATTCCTTTGGTAAATACAGGAATTACACAACAATTGCTCAGTTACGGCTTGCCAGCATGTCCTAAATTGTGATAAACTgctaaaatgacattttttgttAGGGTATCATGTAGGCAACTCATCACAGAGTGCCTGAGTATGTTTGGCTGCACACAAATACCACCCCAAGGATGCTTTTTCATGGGATAAGTGGTTTATTGAGCTCCAGATCTCGGGAAACTTGGTTTGGTGGGGATTTGTGATTGACGTGGGTGTCtaatattgaaataaaatatgttcCTTTTGCCTGTCCAGCCCCATTCTGGGGGGCACACACGTGCTTCCACACTTTTCCCAGCTGCATGTGCCTTTTGGGAAGGTAAAAGGAGGAGAGGTCTATAAATTGCTCgtttattttttcatgtgttttttcCATGGTTAGGTGTTTTTTAAGCAGGTCTGAAGTTGAGACAGGGGAAGAGATGTCACACTTGGCCTTGTTGGAGGAAAATATACTTTGGAAACTGGGGATAACCCCAATTCCTCCACAATCTTTTCCCCACCTCAAGGTAGTGTGGAAGCtgacacagaaaacaaataaaagtaaTTCCCAGTTGGATCAGAGCTGAATTTGCCAGACCTGAGAatagcaggaggaggaagaggggtcAGTGAAGTGCAGATCCTGCTCATCCAAGCCCAGGACAGCTgatcactgaaacagaaaatggaatATTAGCATTAAGGTGAGAACaaacctccaagatcatcaagtccaacctttaaCTGGATCCCATCATTCCCACTAAATCACATTGTCAAGAATATTCTGGTTCCCCCCACCACCTCTCTTCtcacttctccatgaattttTTCACCTTCAAGAAAGCAGAGGCCTTGCAAAGCCCTAATTGGCACAGGCCCCACCCAGAAGTTTGTTGAGCTGTTTTTAATACACTGTCTGGCTGAGGAGCTGccaagaaaacagcaacaccttcatccatccatccatcatccatccatccatcatccatccatccatccatccatccatccatccatccatccatccatccatcatccatccatcctccatccatcatccatccatccatccatccatccatccatccatccatccgtccgtccgtccgtccatccatccatccatccatccatcatccatccatcctccatccatcatccatccatccatccatccatccatccatccatccatcatccatccatccacc is a window encoding:
- the LOC137470127 gene encoding L-threonine 3-dehydrogenase, mitochondrial-like, which encodes MPIIRNLGRAASQLLQSSGCGCGVSLVPVRAIGVSPRQVASDASFHSVTFSESDHPRVLITGGLGQLGVGLAKLLRKRFGKNNVILSDIRKPADNVFYSGPFIFADILDYKNLREIVVNNRITWLFHYSALLSAVGEANVPLARAVNITGLHNVLDIAAEHNLRLFVPSTIGAFGPTSPRDPTPDLCIQRPRTIYGVSKVHAELMGEYYHYRYGLDFRCLRYPGIISADSQPGGGTTDYAVQIFHDAIKTGKFKCYLRPDTRLPMMYIDDCLKATLEVMEAPAEALTMRTYNINAMSFTPEELAQEVQKYVPELQVTYNVDQVRQAIADSWPMNFDDNNARRDWGWKHDYDLPELVTTMFSYLGSDSRIAQAN